A window from Thiosulfatimonas sediminis encodes these proteins:
- the rluB gene encoding 23S rRNA pseudouridine(2605) synthase RluB — MKKTTSSPQADTEKLQKILARAGYGSRRSVEKLIEEGLVKVNGRVAILGDRASSNDKIQIRDQLLRPAQLEAQSTQVILYNKPEGRVCTRSDEKGRDTIFTQLPRLHNGRWISIGRLDLNTSGLLILTNNGELANRLMHPSYQIEREYLVRVFGDVTADALAQLREGVMLDDGPAKFDKVNAMPAPLSEEESLNNWYRVVIKEGRNREVRRIWEAVGLQVSRLHRVRYGEFSMPRNLRKGKTQELTWKQINQLLRSVDLAEEARPDLRIPTQIIKSHLAKRDAKKSDRTLVGKYTGKGAQKNTGLGKSSSRQNNEFSRKKGR, encoded by the coding sequence ATGAAAAAAACCACCTCCTCCCCACAAGCTGACACCGAAAAGTTGCAAAAGATTTTAGCTCGCGCTGGCTACGGTTCGCGCCGTTCGGTCGAAAAACTGATTGAAGAAGGTTTGGTTAAAGTCAATGGACGGGTGGCCATACTTGGTGACCGTGCTAGCAGCAACGATAAAATACAAATTCGTGATCAATTGCTGCGGCCGGCACAACTCGAAGCGCAAAGCACGCAGGTTATTTTATACAACAAGCCTGAGGGGCGGGTCTGTACGCGTAGTGACGAAAAAGGCCGAGATACCATTTTCACTCAACTACCACGCTTGCATAACGGCCGATGGATTAGCATTGGCCGCCTGGATTTGAACACCAGTGGATTGTTGATTTTAACGAATAACGGCGAATTAGCGAATCGCTTGATGCACCCCTCTTATCAAATTGAGCGCGAGTATTTGGTTCGCGTATTTGGCGATGTCACCGCGGATGCATTGGCGCAATTGCGAGAGGGCGTGATGCTGGATGATGGCCCCGCCAAATTTGATAAAGTGAACGCCATGCCTGCTCCGTTGAGCGAAGAAGAGTCACTAAACAACTGGTATCGGGTGGTGATTAAAGAAGGGCGTAATCGCGAAGTCCGCCGTATTTGGGAAGCCGTCGGCTTGCAAGTTAGTCGTTTGCACCGTGTTCGTTACGGCGAGTTTTCCATGCCACGCAATCTACGCAAAGGGAAAACCCAAGAATTAACTTGGAAGCAGATTAATCAGTTGCTACGTTCGGTAGATTTAGCTGAGGAAGCACGTCCAGATTTACGCATACCGACACAAATCATCAAAAGTCATTTGGCCAAACGTGACGCTAAAAAATCCGATCGCACATTAGTTGGAAAATACACCGGAAAAGGCGCACAAAAAAACACCGGTTTAGGAAAGTCTTCTAGCAGACAAAATAACGAGTTTTCGCGCAAAAAAGGGCGTTAA
- a CDS encoding PHP domain-containing protein, with translation MKVDFHCHTTASDGALTPHALIDLACFHQVECLAITDHDTTAGYEAALDYAQANNLRLISGAEISCEWNGHTIHIVGLNFANDDNTLQQGLQRIRQARQERANEMLEKLIAKPNAHLQQLPQMVEQCVGQGVIGRGHFAQAMIKLGLVNNQPQAFERYLKRGRIGYVKAQWPSLAEVVQWIVQAGGIAVIAHPKIYKFTSSKLNRLIGDFKAAGGQAIEVVNAPRPSSDITGMAERAQRFGLLASVGSDFHTPDHHWRGLGWLAPLPEKCTPVWHAFSA, from the coding sequence TTGAAAGTCGATTTTCATTGCCATACCACTGCCTCTGACGGCGCTTTAACGCCACACGCATTGATTGATTTGGCTTGCTTTCATCAAGTGGAATGCTTGGCGATTACTGACCACGATACCACGGCTGGCTATGAAGCGGCTTTAGACTACGCACAGGCCAATAATTTGCGTTTGATTAGCGGTGCGGAAATTTCCTGCGAGTGGAACGGCCACACAATCCATATTGTTGGCCTGAATTTCGCTAACGATGACAACACGCTGCAACAAGGTTTACAGCGGATTCGTCAAGCGCGTCAGGAACGCGCCAATGAAATGCTCGAAAAGCTCATCGCCAAACCGAATGCACATTTGCAACAGTTACCACAAATGGTTGAGCAATGCGTTGGCCAGGGCGTTATCGGGCGCGGACACTTTGCGCAAGCGATGATTAAACTTGGCTTGGTCAACAATCAACCGCAAGCTTTTGAGCGTTACCTTAAGCGCGGACGCATCGGTTATGTGAAGGCTCAGTGGCCAAGCTTGGCCGAAGTGGTGCAATGGATTGTGCAAGCGGGTGGTATCGCCGTAATAGCTCATCCGAAAATTTACAAATTTACCAGCAGTAAATTGAACCGATTAATAGGTGATTTTAAAGCGGCTGGCGGTCAAGCGATTGAGGTTGTAAATGCACCTCGACCCAGCAGCGACATCACAGGGATGGCGGAGCGCGCCCAGCGTTTTGGTTTACTTGCCTCAGTTGGCTCGGACTTTCACACCCCAGACCACCATTGGCGTGGCTTAGGGTGGCTAGCCCCTTTGCCGGAAAAATGCACTCCGGTGTGGCACGCTTTTTCAGCGTGA
- a CDS encoding site-2 protease family protein, whose protein sequence is MEQLNTIQLIAVWALPVLFAITLHEAAHGWMANKLGDPTAKMLGRVTLNPIKHIDPIGTIVVPIVLLMLGGFLFGWAKAVPITDRNFKRPQVDMAWVAIAGPASNLLMALGWAVVLKIGLLLQNSAPEIGQFMVYSGTAGISINLILLVLNLLPIPPLDGSRVLVAFISKKMAWQFYRLEPYGFFILLGLLLLGLLAPILMGPYSFLQNLIYRLFGL, encoded by the coding sequence ATGGAACAACTCAATACCATTCAACTGATCGCTGTTTGGGCGCTTCCCGTCCTGTTTGCCATTACGCTACATGAGGCAGCGCATGGCTGGATGGCCAATAAACTTGGCGATCCGACGGCGAAAATGCTTGGTCGTGTAACCCTTAATCCCATAAAGCATATTGATCCAATCGGCACTATTGTGGTGCCGATCGTATTGTTGATGCTCGGTGGTTTTCTATTTGGTTGGGCGAAAGCCGTACCGATAACCGACCGTAATTTTAAACGCCCGCAAGTTGATATGGCGTGGGTGGCGATTGCCGGACCTGCGTCTAATTTATTGATGGCACTGGGTTGGGCTGTCGTTTTAAAAATCGGTCTGCTATTGCAAAATAGCGCACCAGAGATAGGGCAGTTCATGGTGTACAGTGGCACCGCAGGCATCAGTATTAACCTAATACTTTTGGTGCTTAACCTATTACCAATCCCCCCTTTAGACGGAAGTCGTGTATTGGTGGCCTTTATCAGCAAAAAAATGGCTTGGCAATTTTATCGTTTAGAGCCCTATGGTTTTTTCATCCTGCTAGGACTCTTGCTGTTGGGCTTGCTCGCCCCAATCTTAATGGGACCTTATTCCTTTTTACAGAATCTGATTTACCGTCTATTTGGGTTATAA
- a CDS encoding L-threonylcarbamoyladenylate synthase, with translation MHLSDCKYINVHPDNPQKRLLEQVVNILNNDGVIAYPTESGYALGCLLDNKQGADKIRQIRRLSEQHELTLVCKDLSNLSAYAKVGNSQYKYLKKHLPGPYTFILPASREVPKRLQSPKRKTIGLRISPNVVTNTLLSYFDKPLLSTSLIMPQDDHPLTDGWSVYETLNHALDAVLDGGFTGFEPTTIIDFTEEEPVLVRQGQGEFNGD, from the coding sequence ATCCACTTGAGCGACTGTAAATACATCAACGTCCACCCTGACAATCCCCAAAAACGCCTTTTGGAGCAGGTGGTCAATATTCTCAATAATGATGGCGTGATTGCCTACCCAACCGAGTCTGGTTATGCGCTCGGCTGTTTGCTGGATAATAAACAAGGCGCGGATAAAATTCGTCAAATTCGCCGGCTTTCTGAGCAACATGAATTGACTTTAGTCTGTAAAGATTTAAGCAATTTATCGGCTTATGCTAAGGTTGGCAACAGTCAATATAAGTATCTAAAAAAACATTTGCCGGGGCCTTACACCTTTATTTTGCCAGCCAGCCGAGAAGTTCCAAAGCGCCTGCAATCACCAAAGCGTAAAACAATTGGCTTACGGATTTCACCAAATGTGGTGACGAATACGTTGTTAAGTTATTTTGATAAACCACTGCTAAGTACCAGTTTGATTATGCCACAGGATGATCATCCTCTCACCGATGGCTGGAGTGTGTATGAAACGTTAAATCATGCGCTAGATGCGGTTTTAGATGGCGGCTTCACTGGCTTTGAACCAACGACAATTATCGACTTTACCGAAGAAGAGCCCGTATTGGTTCGTCAAGGTCAAGGGGAGTTTAACGGCGATTAA